A genomic segment from candidate division KSB1 bacterium encodes:
- a CDS encoding ankyrin repeat domain-containing protein has product MINKQLLVLIQLSLIAFVGCGQFATKVGIETDKMKVTPSEKAFLEHAKQGNIIAVDSLLTVGIRPNVKNHKGNTALMLAIQNDNITLVQSLLDKGADVNVKNNEGITPWILAAFYGVTEVAKILLEHGADINAKNEFGNTALMVAADQKHSALFKFLLGKGANVNIKDNFGDTVLMSIASLGHLELFQAILEYKTDVNTQNHYGDTALMLAACTNHTTISKILLEKGADPNIKDFDGDTALMFAARNDYTNIVETLLEYGADVNAKNKDGDNALIVAAKMGRASATEFLLGKGADVNAKNNYGDTALIFAVKNDHIAIVETLLEKGADFSFMNKAGNTAVMLAKRRGNKVITRLLDRY; this is encoded by the coding sequence ATGATAAACAAACAACTTTTGGTTCTAATACAATTATCATTAATCGCATTCGTGGGATGCGGTCAATTCGCGACAAAAGTGGGTATAGAAACCGACAAAATGAAGGTCACTCCTTCTGAAAAAGCCTTTCTTGAACATGCGAAACAGGGCAATATTATTGCCGTAGATTCATTATTGACGGTGGGGATAAGACCAAATGTCAAAAATCACAAGGGTAACACGGCTTTAATGCTGGCGATCCAGAATGACAACATCACACTGGTTCAATCCTTGCTGGACAAAGGTGCTGATGTGAATGTAAAAAACAATGAAGGTATAACACCTTGGATATTGGCAGCCTTCTATGGGGTTACTGAAGTCGCAAAAATATTACTAGAACACGGTGCAGACATAAATGCCAAAAATGAATTTGGTAATACGGCATTAATGGTGGCAGCTGACCAAAAACATAGCGCTCTGTTTAAATTCTTGTTGGGTAAAGGCGCAAATGTTAATATAAAAGATAATTTTGGTGATACGGTGTTAATGTCCATAGCCAGCTTAGGCCACTTGGAGTTATTCCAAGCAATTTTAGAGTATAAAACAGATGTAAATACCCAGAATCACTATGGCGATACAGCGCTAATGTTGGCTGCGTGTACAAACCACACCACTATTTCCAAAATATTGTTAGAGAAAGGTGCTGATCCAAATATCAAAGATTTTGATGGTGATACTGCCTTGATGTTTGCAGCAAGAAATGACTATACAAACATTGTCGAAACCTTGCTCGAATACGGCGCGGATGTCAATGCAAAGAACAAGGATGGTGATAATGCATTAATAGTGGCTGCGAAAATGGGCCGTGCTTCTGCGACCGAATTCTTATTGGGCAAAGGTGCTGATGTGAATGCAAAAAACAATTATGGCGATACCGCTTTAATATTCGCAGTGAAAAATGACCATATTGCTATTGTAGAAACCTTATTAGAGAAGGGTGCTGATTTTAGTTTTATGAATAAAGCTGGCAACACAGCTGTGATGTTGGCTAAAAGAAGAGGAAACAAGGTTATAACTCGCTTGCTTGATCGGTATTAA